From the genome of Anaeromicrobium sediminis, one region includes:
- a CDS encoding cysteine desulfurase family protein: MQRHVKYSIGEINMEAYFDNSATTKPKGEVVDIMLKSLTDYYGNPSSLHKKGVEVEKLVKEARKQLAKSLYAKPEEIIFTSGGTEANNLAILGTIKSKKREGRKIITTKIEHPSVLNVYKTLENEGYEVVYLRIDEYGMISIDELKENLTDDTILVSIMHVNNEVGTIQPIEEIGKILKKLKKRPTFHVDAIQSFGKIKISPQKIGIDLLSVSAHKVHGPKGVGVLYIKKGTKIQPIVFGGSQETGIRSGTENVPGILGFGAAVSDFNNKIEEHIEYIKNFREKFKEKILAQVKDIKVNGHETCHAPHILNISFSGIRGEVLLHYLEQYNIYVSTGSACSSNKKSSQSHVLKSMKLTNEQIEGAIRFSFSYTNKMEEMDYAIEKIKNSVEELRMIIKR; the protein is encoded by the coding sequence ATGCAAAGACATGTAAAATACAGTATTGGAGAGATAAATATGGAAGCTTATTTTGATAATAGCGCTACAACCAAACCTAAAGGGGAAGTTGTGGATATTATGCTTAAATCTTTAACAGATTATTATGGAAATCCATCTTCTCTACATAAAAAAGGTGTAGAAGTAGAAAAATTAGTAAAAGAGGCTAGGAAGCAACTAGCTAAATCTCTTTATGCTAAACCAGAGGAAATAATATTTACTTCTGGAGGTACTGAAGCCAATAATTTAGCCATATTAGGAACTATAAAAAGTAAAAAAAGAGAAGGTAGAAAAATAATTACTACTAAAATAGAACATCCATCGGTCCTTAATGTATATAAAACATTAGAAAATGAAGGATATGAGGTAGTTTACTTACGTATAGATGAATATGGAATGATAAGTATAGATGAATTAAAAGAAAATTTAACAGATGATACTATATTAGTTAGTATAATGCATGTTAATAATGAAGTTGGAACTATACAACCTATAGAAGAAATAGGAAAAATATTAAAGAAGTTAAAGAAAAGACCTACTTTCCATGTGGATGCTATACAATCCTTTGGCAAAATAAAAATTTCACCACAAAAGATAGGAATAGATTTACTATCAGTTAGTGCTCATAAAGTCCATGGACCTAAGGGTGTAGGAGTACTATATATTAAAAAGGGAACTAAGATACAACCAATAGTATTTGGAGGAAGTCAAGAAACGGGAATAAGATCAGGTACAGAAAATGTGCCAGGTATATTAGGTTTTGGGGCAGCCGTATCAGATTTTAATAATAAAATAGAAGAACATATTGAGTATATTAAAAACTTTAGAGAAAAGTTTAAAGAAAAAATATTGGCACAGGTTAAAGATATTAAGGTTAATGGCCATGAAACATGTCATGCTCCCCATATTTTAAATATTAGTTTTTCTGGAATAAGAGGAGAAGTACTTCTTCATTATTTAGAACAATATAATATATATGTATCTACAGGATCTGCTTGTTCTTCTAATAAAAAAAGTAGCCAAAGTCATGTGTTAAAGAGTATGAAATTAACTAATGAGCAGATAGAAGGAGCTATACGATTTAGTTTTTCATATACTAATAAAATGGAAGAAATGGATTATGCAATAGAAAAGATAAAAAATAGTGTAGAAGAGTTACGAATGATTATAAAGAGGTGA